tgattttttaatcatgcatgaatccaggtcggtgacagagagactgtaccaatttcagagacagagagaaaccatgttataaggtctgatcaccatccatggcatttaatcttaaaaattcagccactttcaggcttccttgggaacattctgtaactatttgtggattttatttcgaaaatccagactccttcaagcatcctgacaacatcccgcaactacctggggtttttattttgaaagtccagacttttttgggcttcttgggaacatcccttaaccatctgggggattttattttgaaaatccagcatctcttaggcttcctgggaacattctgtaactatttgggagttttattttgaaaatccagcgtctttcaggcttcctggaaacattctgtaactatttgggggttttattttgaaaatccagcgtttttcaggcttcctgggaacattctgtaactatttgggcattttattttgaaagtccagctttttttaggcttcttagaaacattccttaacaatctggggattttattttgaaattctagcttttttttactcttcctaggaacatcctgtaactatttgggagttttattttgaaaatccactatttttccagctccctgggaacatcctgtaaccatctgggggttatattttgaaaaaccaggctctgtacagctttcctggtagcattctattactatgggggggcttatttcaaaataaaggctctgtacagacttcctggtaacattctattacaatggggggggctattttcaaaataaaggctcattacctgtttcctggtaatatccagttactattgggggggtgggggggcttatttatacacttaaacataagctctgtacatgtttccttgtaatatgggggggtgggggggcttattttcaaaataaaggctttgtacagtcttccttgtgacattctattacaatgggggggggcttattttcaaaataaaggctcattacatgtttcctggtaatatccaattactatgggggggggggggggggggggttattttcaaaataaaggcccattacatgttttctggtaatatccagttactattgggggggtgggggggcttatttatacgctgaaacataggctctgtacatgtttccttgtaatatggggggatgggggggggttattttcaaaataaaggctttgtacagacttccttgcgacattctattacaatgggggagggttgtttatttttatattcaaaataaaggctttgtacagacttcctagtaacattcagttataatggggggggggcttattttcaaaataaaggcccattacatgttcctggtaacatccagttactatggggggggtgggggggcttatttttacttttatttaaatgctccaaaatttagcaaaaaccaccaccctcacccggatttgaacccagactcacgtaaCATGATCCAAGTGCCGcaatatatttttggccactgAGTGTAATTTGGGGGCGCTGTTTCCCCGTTTCGACAGCGGAACCGGAAATCCCTGCTCCTTAacttttctcattcattctctatggtagtctCTTAACGCTacggatgtaatatatttttggccacttgtGAACCAAGTGTATTTTATTGGCGCTGTTTCCCCGTTTTCACATCTCTGTATTCAAAGAAGAGCATTGGCGGCAACAGTAAAGTACagtatcaagtttttttttagacGTTATCATCAAGTTTGATCAACACAACTCAATTGTAAGTCAAGCTATTTTCTTCAAGTTGTCATTCCATGTTTCTCAGTGGTATTGGTGGAGGTGTCTTAGTACAGTGGtgttacatactgtatgtgggtTTTTACATCCTGACCTCTTACAGTCTGTACATATCTGGAGGCCTTTTTAGTCTCTCACTGACACTTATCCAGAacctttcactcttttctctaGATTCACAACTTTTCTTACTGTGTTTTACTGAAGCTGTTAATTGTTTATACCATCATTGCGTGAATTCTTTGCATGAAAGATTTAGgtggaaatatttctgtttcttttggaAGTGATAGAATATAAGTTCTTAAACTGTAATGACTTATATtgctgatagatggatggatgtttacCCAAGTAtaagaattattatttaaaatacctCAGAATGTATCCTTTAAATTTACATCAGGAGTCTCCTCTCTCGATGCCGGCTACATTTTACAcgcacatgtttttacagtagcccaaaatggaaaaaaaaaatcatattttgagttttttaaagcaaacataGGTTCTTCTACATGTTtagaagaggaggctgaggtgaTGGGTATCCAGCTGCACTTTCTGTGCatgaaaatatttctttcagaTTATtctcagatttcagattttgtcATTACAAAAGTTCACTTTGTGACTCTGTTATGGAAAAATTTCCACTACTGACCTTTCTGAGACACTATCCTCTGTACTGCGGGAATTGTCTTCTCAAGTCTTTCACTCGTGTATCAGATTACTTTGATGCTTGATCAACTGTTCCTGTCTGTTAGAAGTTAAACCTATCTGGTCAGGTGAGAAAACAGCTAAGCATACAGTCTACTGAGGGGATGTAACACCAAATGTCCTTGGGGGGGTTTATTGCTTTTCCTGTTGCCTGTTGACCAGCAATCCTTAAGTGTAATCTTCAATGGGTTTTTCATTACTTTAACACCCTCAACTACTTCGGGAATACAGAGAGGGGGCTTCCTCTTCTGCATAATAAAGCACACTTTGATCTATTGTTTAGGAAAACTGTTTTAAGTGTCATATGTCTGTCCCCTCACTTGTCATGTGACCAAAGTCATCCCCTTTCCTCACTCCTCCCATcctaaatgtataaaacctcAGTCACTCACTTTGTTTAGTCAGGGCAACATTGAGTCTTATACTTTCTGTATCTGTTAATTGTTTTCCTTCCTTGCGCAAAGACATCAAGCTACGGTCTGTGgttctttttttactctctcATTAAGATATTAGAACAAAATATTCACAACACTGTGTGGATGTGCAAATTGTGTAAATATTCctattatatatttgtaaatATTACTCTAAAATCTGTATTGTACTTTGGACAGGTGATAATGAAGAAGACATTGAATATCTTCCCTGGACAACAGACAGTATCCTTCAGGAAGGGTCCATCTGGACATCTGCGACAGGATCCCAGTGATGAGGCCATGAGGATCAAAAACAATCCCTCCCTTCAGGACAAGTCTGCCCCTCAGAGTCACCAGCTCGTGAGGACCAACGCCCTCACTCTTGTCTTTCAGCGAGGAGGGGATGTATCAGACCGCGTGGAGGTGATGGGGGAGTATTTGCTCCAGTTTGGCAAATACAAGGGAAAATCCTTCAAGTGGCTCCTGGAGAATGACGTCGGCTACACCATCTTCCTGATGAAAAAggttgaagaggaggagagagaggggacctTCAATCCCCAGGGACATGCCAAGGAGAGCCTCCTGTCATTTCTGGACTATGCAAGTAGCTTCCAGGACATCATGGACCTGCGGGCGTACCTGTCCTCCAGGAAGCCTTCCTCACCAGTGGCATCTGAGGGGGACAACATCGTGGGCTTTGGAGCCAGGGCCAGAGACACTTGGAGGAAGATCTGGGAGACAAGAGCTGACGGCTATGCTGCATTTATCCTGGGTGTAAAGTGCGTCAAGAACAGTAAAATGTACAACTTGCAGCAGTACCTTCTGAGCCAACAAAGGGCTGAGACCTGTCCACCCCCTGCAGAAGTCCCCACAACATTAGCCTCCTCCACCTCGCTGGCATCTACCACACTTGGTGAATATGCACACTAGAAatggatatatattttttatgtctgCATTAAATGTACCTAACAATTGATTAATGTGACCGTTCAATCTCCTAGTGATGGAAGAGGACGTTGAGCTGGAGAGAGACATGCGACATCTATCACCATCTAAATATAACATTGAACCAAGTAGGTGGATCCAGTGTAttaaacagtttgacatttaaaatgacttgaatcaaaagtttatttattgatgataACAGTCTCACATCCTTTGTGCTTTCAGGGCCTTCAGCAGTACTTCCCAAAGTCACAGATGAATCTCAAACAACAGGTTTTTCTCCCCCTGAGTGGAATAAGAGTGCTGTGTTGTCCGCACACTTGACCATCCATGAATTTCCCATTGGTCAACGCGTGTGTTGTTTCGGCCATGTTCTGGCCTGTTCTGATGTGTGCCTTTTTATCTCGTTCGTTGTTCTGGCCATGTTCCGGCCTGTTCTGATGCCTGTGTTCTCCCATGAATTTAAGAAACACATGTGTCAGCAACGGTGGTaagtgttttttgatttctgcaTGCTTTTTTTCGACTGTTATTCAAGCATTTGGCATGTGTGAAACAGTAGATTTGATATTCAATCTTAGATACAGCTTGGCATGCAACATCTTTGATAAACAGATGGTTTGTTTTctattatattgtattgtagCTCAATGTTGTAATGCCGCTCCCGCCGTGCATGTAAAGACAGATTGACGGTGTCAGAAAAATGACGCAAAGGTTTCTTTACAGCACCAAGAGCTATGGCAACAACTGCCACTGTGTCCAGATGTGGCGAGACGGTTGAACCCACTCGGATTGCTTCAGAAAAAGGTGATGGTATTTATTTACCTCTTACTTAAAAGAACCCTGAATGTGTACAAATTGtgagattgttttattttattttattttttcatttgattccaTCGCCACAGCCAAAACCACCTTGCCAGTCCCTCCTCAGCTCCTTGCTATTGCTGCTCAACTTGGAATAGAACAAACACCTAATGTGCAGAGCCAAAGTAAGAAACAAATTAACATTGTCAGACCTAGTATTAATAGTGTCCTGTAATGTTATCTAATAATGACATCGGGTAACTGTTAAATTGAATTATCTTTTGATTTCAAAGCACATGGACAGCTTGTGCCGCAGGGATCATCTGTAGAGCTCGAGAATAAAGCGGATCCATCTCTGTCGGAAGGTAAATATTCAATTAATATTTTGAAAGAGAAGAGCTCAATcgtgtgttcattttttttatgtgttcatttttttgtattCCTTGTCCTAGATGCGTCATCGCATCATGTGGATCCTGTGGAGGCACAAGGGGACATCGTCCTTGATGAAGGTAGGATTTTGTTGTCACATTAAttgcattacatttaaaatttgctctctgtctgtgtttttactgtagttttttgtgcttgtgttttttagCACCTCTGCAAACTCCTGCGCCCCAGCCCAGGCAGCCATCAGCCTCTGTCCCAGGCTACGATCAGGATGTTGCGCGGTGGAACTGCTCCCACCAGCAGAAAGTATGGATGAAGTGTGAGATGGAGGCGTTAGGTCTATGGCCAGGATCGCGTCCAGTACGTCACCTGATGAACATGCTGTCCCTGTGGCGTTATCCACCTCAGCCTGAGCTCATAGACACCATCTCTGAACTGCCCTCACCACATTACTTCCATCttcatccatttttcatttGGAAGCCAGAGCATGCAATCATGGACAGGGTGAGGAACAACTACAACTTGCCTTGCCTTCATGGTTGTACAAATCCACTGGTAGTTTCTAGTGGCATTGGAAGGCCAAGGGTCATAGTAGGCATCACTGGCCAGTACTACATTTTAGCTTCACGACTCACATGTAAGGTTTGTAAGAAGTACTGGCACGCGGATAAGCCCCAATGGCTGGAGATGTTACCACAGCGCATCAGCAGCATTGTGCCAGCAttcctgacatttaaaaaagccatCTGTAAATCTGTCATGGATGAGCTCAGACGCAGTGGCAGATCAGCGGACGATATGAGCAAGCAGCTGACAGAGGTGCTTCACCTTAAATATGAAAGAGCTCATTTGGCCTACCTCTCGAGTGTACAGAACATTAGGGATGGTGAGGCAGGGGTCTATGGTCAGAAAACCATCACTGGGCTTCTTAGACAGGTGGACACTCCTGCTCAGTTTGGAGATTATGCGGATGGCGATGGCTGGTGTGGTGTGTCCATTTCCTCACACTATCTGGTCGACTGCCTGGTTCAGGAGTATAGGAGACAGGGACACCTTCTCACCCTTCTGCTGCAAGGGACTTTTGGACGGGCTTTAAGGGCAGATCACACCCGCAAGGTGGCAAGGAAGGTGGTGTTGTCATCAGGCACCATGTCCTCCTATTCCATCATGAATGAGAACTGGATGATCCTGAGCTGGGGGATGCTGCAGTCTGAGTGTGACCGGTCCCTGAATCCATTGTACGAGGGTCTGGATCGACGCTACACTGCAGCAGGAGTGGAGAAGGCAAACTACCAGTGGGTGGACAGGTAAACAGGAGTGGTTCAGATTGTcagcaaaatattacatttctatatttaaagTATATTTCGGTGTTAGGATGATACAATTTTCAAATTTGCTCAAATTTCAAATTCAGGTTTAACTGTTTCgctgacacatttttttctgcaaGCAAACATTCACAGTCATTCTTTTAAGTTGTAtaacattatttctttttaatgtgtcaGGGACTGCTGTGCACCATTCAAGATCCTGGACCCGCGTCTCCATGAACACCTCCTATGGGACAGCTGGAGGACCACGGCAGCAATAGAGGCAGAGGCAACATCCGGGAACCTGGCAAACAGCTGTGCATCAAGACACAAGTTTAACAAAGACATAACAATCAAGTTAGACGTGTTTCACTGCAAGCTGCATTCTTTGTTGTGGATCAGAGGGACATGGAAAAGTTGAAGGAGGCATACACGGCATGTGGAATCTCTCCTGCTAATCCCACCAAGCAGCATGTGAGAGAGCACTGCAGGACGAAGGTGCCACAGCCGAGAGAACTGCTGCGGAGAGTAGAAGATGTTCTGCATCATTTCCACTCGATGAAAGATGTCAACGATGTGCTTCTCTTTAAGCCCTCCATGTTAAAGGCATGGAAGATTCAGCGTGTCCACATATTGAGAG
This region of Paralichthys olivaceus isolate ysfri-2021 chromosome 13, ASM2471397v2, whole genome shotgun sequence genomic DNA includes:
- the LOC138413506 gene encoding uncharacterized protein, giving the protein MNLRNTCVSNGAPRAMATTATVSRCGETVEPTRIASEKAKTTLPVPPQLLAIAAQLGIEQTPNVQSQTHGQLVPQGSSVELENKADPSLSEDASSHHVDPVEAQGDIVLDEAPLQTPAPQPRQPSASVPGYDQDVARWNCSHQQKVWMKCEMEALGLWPGSRPVRHLMNMLSLWRYPPQPELIDTISELPSPHYFHLHPFFIWKPEHAIMDRVRNNYNLPCLHGCTNPLVVSSGIGRPRVIVGITGQYYILASRLTCKVCKKYWHADKPQWLEMLPQRISSIVPAFLTFKKAICKSVMDELRRSGRSADDMSKQLTEVLHLKYERAHLAYLSSVQNIRDGEAGVYGQKTITGLLRQVDTPAQFGDYADGDGWCGVSISSHYLVDCLVQEYRRQGHLLTLLLQGTFGRALRADHTRKVARKVVLSSGTMSSYSIMNENWMILSWGMLQSECDRSLNPLYEGLDRRYTAAGVEKANYQWVDRDCCAPFKILDPRLHEHLLWDSWRTTAAIEAEATSGNLANSCASRHKFNKDITIKLDVFHCKLHSLLWIRGTWKS